One window of Quercus robur chromosome 5, dhQueRobu3.1, whole genome shotgun sequence genomic DNA carries:
- the LOC126724977 gene encoding vacuolar protein sorting-associated protein 2 homolog 1-like, with protein sequence MSFLFGNRKTPAELLRENKRMIDKSIREIERERQGLQTQEKKLIVEIKKNAKQGQMGAVRVMAKDLIRTRHQVEKFYKLKSQLQGVSLRIQTLKSTQSMGEAMKGVTKAMGQMNRQMNLPSLQKIMLEFERQNEKMELTTEVMGDAIDDALEGDEEEEETEELVNQVLDEIGIDVNSELMNAPSSSVAAPAATNRVAQAESLGNEDTGIDNDLQARLDNLRKM encoded by the exons ATGAGCTTCCTCTTTGGCAACCGAAAAACCCcagctg AGCTTCTGCGGGAAAATAAGAGGATGATAGACAAGTCTATccgagaaatagaaagagaaaggCAAGGATTACAGACACAAGAGAAAAAGCTGATTGTAGAGATAAAGAAAAACGCTAAACAAGGACAGATG GGGGCTGTGAGAGTAATGGCTAAAGACCTTATTAGAACACGGCATCAGGTGGAAAAGTTTTATAAGCTTAAATCACAACTCCAGGGCGTGTCATTGAGAATTCAG ACTCTTAAATCAACTCAATCGATGGGAGAGGCCATGAAAGGTGTAACCAAGGCAATGGGTCAGATGAATAGGCAGATGAACCTGCCCTCACTGCAGAAGATAATGCTAGAGTTTGAGAGGCAGAATGAAAAGATGGAACTGACGACTGAGGTGATGGGAGATGCCATTGATGATGCTTTGGAAggggatgaagaagaggaagaaacaGAAGAGCTTGTGAATCAGGTGCTTGATGAGATTGGAATTGATGTCAATTCAGAG CTTATGAATGCACCCTCATCTTCTGTCGCTGCACCAGCTGCAACGAACAGGGTTGCCCAAGCTGAATCATTGGGAAATGAAGACACTGGGATTGATAATGATTTACAGGCAAGGTTggataatttaagaaaaatgtaA
- the LOC126727733 gene encoding uncharacterized protein LOC126727733, whose product MDKYLIRKPCTQDSAPAQDSSSSSKRIRVDFNLENLPSDPGLREKISSYHPNHHDEIRRYYLTKGPCQPVLHSDDYPISFFSGKPRRFLSKWYKDRCWLEYSIDKDAVFCFYCYLFGQDVGKQGGGDTFVTKGFKLWNQKDKLNSHVGGVNSAHYQAVKKGNDLLNEKQHIQSVFVKQSNQDKIDYRIQLNAIVDCIRFLLCRGLAFRGHDESQGSSDKGNFLELVQFLGDHNESINEVLQKASKNCKLTHPDIQKDIVNAIARETSKAIIKDLDNGFFSILVDESRDISVKEQMALILRYVNKEGIIIERFLGIVHVASTTALSLKHAIECLLCEHNLSLSNLRGQGYDGASNMQGDINGLKTLILKENKSAFYVHCFAHQLQLTLVAVAKNHINIAEFFYVVSNLVTVVGGSCKRRDALRDTQFAKIKEDLENGVRRSGQGLNQETNLKRPGDTRWGSYYGTILSLILMFSAVVDVLEIIEEDGLSDQKVEARSIIRSILSFEFQRLQVMRDDGWASLLAEVSLFCTSHDIPILDMEAIFVVSGRPRRNTQQNTNLHHYRVELFYTVIDMQLQELNNRFSEANTDLLLCMACLNPSNSFVAFDKEKLIRLAKFYPSDFLGTDILALDSQLQNYIFDMRSNDFFLELQGVSELAEKLVSTRKHETYPLVYLLVKLALTLPVATATVERNPPTTGEPVKEKTFDSLRMNPFLVSTFKYKKGPENIEAASETECVVFLTSFEDDEYESTSTMQALFPCTLH is encoded by the exons atggacaaatatttgataagaaaaccatGTACCCAAGATTCAGCTCCTGCAcaagattcatcttcatcttctaagcgAATTCGTGTTGACTTTAACTTAGAGAATCTTCCTTCAGATCCTGGGCTACGAGAAAAAATCTCATCTTATCATCCTAATCATCATGATGaaataagaagatattatttaaCAAAAGGCCCTTGTCAACCTGTTTTACACAGTGATGATTACcctatatcttttttttctggAAAGCCCCGTCGATTTTTATCCAAATGGTATAAAGATAGATGCTGGTTGGAATATAGTATAGACAAAGATGCAGTATTCTGTTTTTATTGCTACCTATTTGGACAAGATGTTGGTAAGCAAGGGGGAGGTGACACTTTTGTAacaaagggattcaaactttggaaTCAGAAAGATAAGTTAAATTCCCATGTTGGAGGAGTTAATAGTGCTCATTACCAAGCTGTCAAGAAGGGTAATGATTTGTTGAATGAAAAGCAACACATTCAAAGTGTTTTTGTTAAGCaatcaaatcaagataaaaTTGACTATCGGATTCAATTAAATGCAATAGTTGATTGCATAAGATTCCTTTTATGCCGAGGATTAGCTTTTCGTGGTCACGATGAATCTCAAGGTTCAAGTGATAAAGGAAATTTCCTTGAGCTTGTACAATTTTTGGGGGATCACAATGAATCTATCAATGAAGTGTTGCAAAAAGCTTCGAAAAATTGCAAGCTTACCCACCCTGACATTCAAAAAGATATTGTGAATGCAATTGCACGTGAAACATCCAAAGCCATCATCAAGGATCTCGACAATGGGTTCTTTTCAATATTAGTTGATGAGTCACGTGATATCTCAGTGAAAGAACAAATGGCCCTCATTCTTCGTTATGTGAACAAAGAAGGAATTATTATAGAGCGATTCCTTGGTATTGTACATGTAGCAAGTACTACCGCTTTGTCACTCAAGCATGCTATTGAATGTTTACTTTGTGAACATAATTTGAGTTTATCGAACCTACGTGGGCAAGGTTATGACGGGGCTAGTAATATGCAAGGTGATATCAATGgtctcaaaactttaattttgaaagagaacaAGTCAGCATTTTATGTCCATTGTTTTGCTCATCAACTTCAATTGACACTTGTTGCTGTTgctaaaaatcacattaacattgctgaatttttttatgtggttagTAATTTAGTAACTGTTGTTGGAGGCTCTTGTAAGAGACGAGATGCTCTTCGAGATACACAATTTGCCAAGATTAAAGAAGATTTAGAGAATGGTGTACGTAGAAGTGGGCAAGGTTTGAATCAAGAGACAAATCTTAAACGTCCTGGTGATACACGTTGGGGATCATATTATGGGACCATTCTCAGTTTGATTTTGATGTTCTCTGCTGTTGTTGATGTACTAGAGATTATTGAAGAAGATGGCCTCTCCGACCAAAAAGTTGAAGCTCGATCTATTATAAGgtcaattctttcttttgaattt CAACGGTTGCAAGTGATGAGAGATGATGGATGGGCATCTTTATTGGCTGAAGTATCTTTATTTTGTACCTCACATGATATTCCTATCTTGGACATGGAAGCGATATTTGTAGTTAGTGGGAGGCCGCGACGCAACacccaacaaaatacaaatttacatcattatCGTGTTGAGCTATTCTACACAGTCATAGATATGCAACTTCAAGAGCTTAACAACCGTTTTTCTGAGGCGAATACTGATTTGCTACTTTGTATGGCTTGCTTGAATCCAAGTAATTCATTTGTGGCTTTCGATAAGGAAAAGTTGATACGTCTAGCTAAGTTCTATCcctctgattttcttgggacaGATATTTTGGCACTTGACTCTCAActgcaaaattatatttttgatatGCGCAGCAATGACTTCTTTTTAGAGCTTCAAGGAGTTAGTGAACTTGCTGAAAAGTTAGTGAGCACAAGAAAACACGAGACTTATCCATTAGTCTATTTGCTAGTGAAGCTAGCTTTGACCCTTCCAGTTGCTACCGCAAcagtagaaagaa ATCCACCTACAACAGGCGAACCAGTTAAGGAGAAGACCTTTGATTCTTTGAGAATGAATCCCTTTCTGGTTTCCACATTCAAGTATAAGAAAGGGCCTGAAAACATAGAAGCAGCTTCTGAAACTGAATGTGTGGTGTTCTTGACTAGCTTTGAAGATGATGAATATGAGTCAACTTCCACGATGCAAGCACTCTTTCCATGCACCTTGCATTGA